One part of the Triplophysa rosa linkage group LG5, Trosa_1v2, whole genome shotgun sequence genome encodes these proteins:
- the marchf6 gene encoding E3 ubiquitin-protein ligase MARCH6 isoform X2, with the protein MDTAEEADICRVCRSEGTQDKPLYHPCVCTGSIKFIHQECLVQWLKHSRKEYCELCKHRFAFTPIYSPDMPSRLPVQDIFAGLVTSIGTAIRYWFHYTLVAFAWLGVVPLTACRIYKCLFTGSVSSLLTLPLDMLSTENLLADCLQGCFVVTCTLCAFISLVWLREQIVHGGAPLWLEQNQQQPANAAGPPNEAPAPGNGGADNQPMAAPAEPPVENAAAAEAPDIPPDPAEEMELENEDEEDGGAEDVADGNNGAQDDMNWNALEWDRAAEELTWERMLGLDGSLVFLEHVFWVVSLNTLFILVFAFCPYHIGHFSVVGLGFEEYVRASHFEGLITTIVGYVLLAITLIVCHGLAALVRFQRSRRLLGVCYIVVKVSLLVVVEIGVFPLICGWWLDICSLEMFDASLKDRELSFESAPGTTMFLHWLVGMVYVFYFASFILLLREVLRPGVLWFLRNLNDPDFNPVQEMIHLPIYRHLRRFILSVVVFGSIVLLMLWLPIRIIKQVFPSFLPYNVMLYSDAPVSELSLELLLLQVVLPALLEQGHTRQWLKGLVRAWTVTAGYLLDLHSYLLGDQEENENNANQQANNNQQARNNAIPVVGEGLHAAHQAILQQGGPVGFQPYHRPMKFPLRIVLLILFMCVTLLWASLVCLTLPVFTGRWLMSFWTGSAKIHELYTAACGLYVCWLSIRAITVMLAWMPQGRRVILLKVQEWTLMILKTLIVAVLLAGVIPLLLGLLFELVIVAPLRVPLDQTPLFYPWQDWALGVLHAKIIAAITLMGPQWWLKTVIEQVYANGIRNIDLHFIIRKLAAPVIAVLLLSLCIPYVISVGIVPLLGVTMEMQNLVQRRIYPFLLMVVVLMGILSFQIRQFKRLYEHIKNDKYLVGQRLVNYERIAGKPSTTTHSSSVQE; encoded by the exons TTTACTCTCCAGACATGCCTTCACGGCTCCCAGTGCAGGACATTTTTGCAGGGTTGGTCACCAGCATAGGCACAGCCATCCGATATTGGTTTCATTACACGCTTGTTGCCTTCGCGTGGCTGGGAGTTGTACCTTTAACAGCAT GTCGCATCTATAAATGTCTGTTCACCGGTTCGGTGAGCTCCCTCCTGACCCTGCCGTTAGACATGCTCTCCAC AGAGAACCTGCTGGCCGACTGCCTGCAGGGCTGCTTTGTGGTGACCTGCACCCTCTGCGCCTTCATCAGTCTGGTTTGGCTGCGGGAGCAGATTGTTCATGGTGGAGCCCCTTTATGGTTGGAGCAGAACCAGCAGCAGCCTGCCAATGCTGCCGGACCGCCCAATGAG GCACCTGCTCCGGGTAATGGAGGTGCTGATAACCAGCCCATGGCCGCTCCGGCCGAACCCCCAGTGGAGAACGCCGCAGCGGCCGAGGCTCCTGACATTCCCCCTGATCCGGCTGAGGAGATGGAgctggaaaatgaagatgaggAAGATGGAGGAGCCGAAGATGTGGCAGACGGCAACAATGGAGCACAGG ATGATATGAACTGGAATGCCCTGGAGTGGGATCGTGCAGCTGAGGAGCTCACATGGGAACGG ATGCTTGGCCTTGATGGGTCCCTGGTGTTCCTG gAGCATGTCTTCTGGGTGGTCTCACTCAACACACTCTTCATCCTGGTGTTTG CTTTCTGTCCCTACCACATTGGCCACTTCTCAGTGGTTGGTCTTGGTTTCGAAGAATAT GTTCGTGCCTCGCACTTTGAGGGACTCATCACCACTATTGTTGGATACGTCCTGTTAGCCATCACACTCATCGTGTGCCAT GGATTAGCAGCACTGGTGAGATTTCAGAGATCACGTCGCTTATTAGGAGTTTGCTACATTGTGGTGAAG GTGTCTCTTCTAGTGGTTGTGGAGATCGGTGTGTTCCCGCTCATCTGTGGCTGGTGGCTTGATATCTGCTCTCTG gaAATGTTTGATGCCTCATTAAAAGACAGAGAGCTGAGTTTTGAATCGGCCCCGGGGACCACCATGTTCCTTCACTGGCTGGTGGGGATGGTCTACGTCTTCTACTTCGCTTCCTTCATTCTTCTTCTCCGAGAG GTTCTAAGGCCCGGAGTCTTGTGGTTTCTCAGAAACCTGAACGATCCGGATTTCAACCCAGTGCAGGAAATGATTCACCTCCCCATATACAGACACCTGAGACGATTCATACTTTCAGTG GTCGTGTTCGGCTCAATCGTTCTTCTCATGTTATGGCTTCCTATTCGAATAATCAAACAAGTTTTCCCATCATTTCTTCCCTACAATGTGATGCTTTACAG tgATGCTCCAGTGAGTGAGTTATCTCTGGAGTTGCTGCTGCTGCAGGTTGTTCTTCCTGCGCTTTTGGAGCAGGGTCACACGCGGCAGTGGCTCAAAGGTCTAGTGCGAGCCTGGACAGTAACCGCCGGCTATCTGCT GGACTTGCATTCTTATTTGCTGGGAGACCAGGAGGAAAACGAAAACAATGCCAACCAGCAGGCCAACAACAACCAGCAGGCCCGTAACAACGCCATTCCTGTGGTGGGAGAAGGGCTGCATGCTGCCCACCAGGCCATACTGCAGCAGGGCGGCCCGGTGGGCTTTCAGCCCTATCACCGTCCCATGAAATTTCCTCTGAGG ATCGTGTTGCTGATTTTGTTCATGTGCGTGACGCTGCTTTGGGCCAGCTTGGTGTGTCTTACATTACCAG TGTTTACCGGCCGCTGGCTGATGTCGTTCTGGACGGGCAGTGCTAAGATCCATGAGCTGTACACAGCGGCGTGTGGGCTGTATGTGTGCTGGCTGTCCATCAGAGCCATTACGGTGATGCTGGCCTGGATGCCTCAGGGTCGTAGGGTCATTCTGCTCAAGGTTCAAGAGTGGACCCTCATg ATCCTGAAGACTCTGATCGTGGCCGTGCTGTTGGCTGGAGTTATTCCTCTGCTGTTGGGACTTCTGTTTGAGCTGGTGATTGTAGCTCCTCTTAGAGTTCCTCTGGATCAGACGCCTCTCTTCTACCCCTGGCAG GACTGGGCCTTAGGAGTGCTGCATGCCAAAATCATTGCTGCCATCACCCTCATGGGTCCCCAGTGGTGGCTGAAGACCGTTATCGAGCAG GTGTATGCCAATGGCATCAGGAACATTGACCTTCATTTCATCATCAGGAAGCTGGCTGCCCCCGTGATCGCCGTGCTGCTGCTTTCTCTCTGCATCCCTTATGTGATCTCTGTAGGCATCGTCCCTCTTCTTG GGGTCACTATGGAGATGCAGAATCTGGTGCAGAGGAGAATCTATCCCTTCCTTCTGATGGTGGTGGTGCTGATGGGAATCCTCTCGTTCCAAATCCGACAATTCAAGCGCCTTTATGAGCACATCAAGAACGACAA GTACCTTGTTGGACAGAGACTTGTAAACTACGAACGCATAGCTGGCAAGCCCAGCACTACCACACACAGCAGTTCGGTGCAGGAATAG
- the marchf6 gene encoding E3 ubiquitin-protein ligase MARCH6 isoform X1 — protein sequence MDTAEEADICRVCRSEGTQDKPLYHPCVCTGSIKFIHQECLVQWLKHSRKEYCELCKHRFAFTPIYSPDMPSRLPVQDIFAGLVTSIGTAIRYWFHYTLVAFAWLGVVPLTACRIYKCLFTGSVSSLLTLPLDMLSTENLLADCLQGCFVVTCTLCAFISLVWLREQIVHGGAPLWLEQNQQQPANAAGPPNEAPAPGNGGADNQPMAAPAEPPVENAAAAEAPDIPPDPAEEMELENEDEEDGGAEDVADGNNGAQDDMNWNALEWDRAAEELTWERMLGLDGSLVFLEHVFWVVSLNTLFILVFAFCPYHIGHFSVVGLGFEEYVRASHFEGLITTIVGYVLLAITLIVCHVSFQTQLHSYQGLAALVRFQRSRRLLGVCYIVVKVSLLVVVEIGVFPLICGWWLDICSLEMFDASLKDRELSFESAPGTTMFLHWLVGMVYVFYFASFILLLREVLRPGVLWFLRNLNDPDFNPVQEMIHLPIYRHLRRFILSVVVFGSIVLLMLWLPIRIIKQVFPSFLPYNVMLYSDAPVSELSLELLLLQVVLPALLEQGHTRQWLKGLVRAWTVTAGYLLDLHSYLLGDQEENENNANQQANNNQQARNNAIPVVGEGLHAAHQAILQQGGPVGFQPYHRPMKFPLRIVLLILFMCVTLLWASLVCLTLPVFTGRWLMSFWTGSAKIHELYTAACGLYVCWLSIRAITVMLAWMPQGRRVILLKVQEWTLMILKTLIVAVLLAGVIPLLLGLLFELVIVAPLRVPLDQTPLFYPWQDWALGVLHAKIIAAITLMGPQWWLKTVIEQVYANGIRNIDLHFIIRKLAAPVIAVLLLSLCIPYVISVGIVPLLGVTMEMQNLVQRRIYPFLLMVVVLMGILSFQIRQFKRLYEHIKNDKYLVGQRLVNYERIAGKPSTTTHSSSVQE from the exons TTTACTCTCCAGACATGCCTTCACGGCTCCCAGTGCAGGACATTTTTGCAGGGTTGGTCACCAGCATAGGCACAGCCATCCGATATTGGTTTCATTACACGCTTGTTGCCTTCGCGTGGCTGGGAGTTGTACCTTTAACAGCAT GTCGCATCTATAAATGTCTGTTCACCGGTTCGGTGAGCTCCCTCCTGACCCTGCCGTTAGACATGCTCTCCAC AGAGAACCTGCTGGCCGACTGCCTGCAGGGCTGCTTTGTGGTGACCTGCACCCTCTGCGCCTTCATCAGTCTGGTTTGGCTGCGGGAGCAGATTGTTCATGGTGGAGCCCCTTTATGGTTGGAGCAGAACCAGCAGCAGCCTGCCAATGCTGCCGGACCGCCCAATGAG GCACCTGCTCCGGGTAATGGAGGTGCTGATAACCAGCCCATGGCCGCTCCGGCCGAACCCCCAGTGGAGAACGCCGCAGCGGCCGAGGCTCCTGACATTCCCCCTGATCCGGCTGAGGAGATGGAgctggaaaatgaagatgaggAAGATGGAGGAGCCGAAGATGTGGCAGACGGCAACAATGGAGCACAGG ATGATATGAACTGGAATGCCCTGGAGTGGGATCGTGCAGCTGAGGAGCTCACATGGGAACGG ATGCTTGGCCTTGATGGGTCCCTGGTGTTCCTG gAGCATGTCTTCTGGGTGGTCTCACTCAACACACTCTTCATCCTGGTGTTTG CTTTCTGTCCCTACCACATTGGCCACTTCTCAGTGGTTGGTCTTGGTTTCGAAGAATAT GTTCGTGCCTCGCACTTTGAGGGACTCATCACCACTATTGTTGGATACGTCCTGTTAGCCATCACACTCATCGTGTGCCATGTATCCTTTCAGACTCAACTACACAG TTATCAGGGATTAGCAGCACTGGTGAGATTTCAGAGATCACGTCGCTTATTAGGAGTTTGCTACATTGTGGTGAAG GTGTCTCTTCTAGTGGTTGTGGAGATCGGTGTGTTCCCGCTCATCTGTGGCTGGTGGCTTGATATCTGCTCTCTG gaAATGTTTGATGCCTCATTAAAAGACAGAGAGCTGAGTTTTGAATCGGCCCCGGGGACCACCATGTTCCTTCACTGGCTGGTGGGGATGGTCTACGTCTTCTACTTCGCTTCCTTCATTCTTCTTCTCCGAGAG GTTCTAAGGCCCGGAGTCTTGTGGTTTCTCAGAAACCTGAACGATCCGGATTTCAACCCAGTGCAGGAAATGATTCACCTCCCCATATACAGACACCTGAGACGATTCATACTTTCAGTG GTCGTGTTCGGCTCAATCGTTCTTCTCATGTTATGGCTTCCTATTCGAATAATCAAACAAGTTTTCCCATCATTTCTTCCCTACAATGTGATGCTTTACAG tgATGCTCCAGTGAGTGAGTTATCTCTGGAGTTGCTGCTGCTGCAGGTTGTTCTTCCTGCGCTTTTGGAGCAGGGTCACACGCGGCAGTGGCTCAAAGGTCTAGTGCGAGCCTGGACAGTAACCGCCGGCTATCTGCT GGACTTGCATTCTTATTTGCTGGGAGACCAGGAGGAAAACGAAAACAATGCCAACCAGCAGGCCAACAACAACCAGCAGGCCCGTAACAACGCCATTCCTGTGGTGGGAGAAGGGCTGCATGCTGCCCACCAGGCCATACTGCAGCAGGGCGGCCCGGTGGGCTTTCAGCCCTATCACCGTCCCATGAAATTTCCTCTGAGG ATCGTGTTGCTGATTTTGTTCATGTGCGTGACGCTGCTTTGGGCCAGCTTGGTGTGTCTTACATTACCAG TGTTTACCGGCCGCTGGCTGATGTCGTTCTGGACGGGCAGTGCTAAGATCCATGAGCTGTACACAGCGGCGTGTGGGCTGTATGTGTGCTGGCTGTCCATCAGAGCCATTACGGTGATGCTGGCCTGGATGCCTCAGGGTCGTAGGGTCATTCTGCTCAAGGTTCAAGAGTGGACCCTCATg ATCCTGAAGACTCTGATCGTGGCCGTGCTGTTGGCTGGAGTTATTCCTCTGCTGTTGGGACTTCTGTTTGAGCTGGTGATTGTAGCTCCTCTTAGAGTTCCTCTGGATCAGACGCCTCTCTTCTACCCCTGGCAG GACTGGGCCTTAGGAGTGCTGCATGCCAAAATCATTGCTGCCATCACCCTCATGGGTCCCCAGTGGTGGCTGAAGACCGTTATCGAGCAG GTGTATGCCAATGGCATCAGGAACATTGACCTTCATTTCATCATCAGGAAGCTGGCTGCCCCCGTGATCGCCGTGCTGCTGCTTTCTCTCTGCATCCCTTATGTGATCTCTGTAGGCATCGTCCCTCTTCTTG GGGTCACTATGGAGATGCAGAATCTGGTGCAGAGGAGAATCTATCCCTTCCTTCTGATGGTGGTGGTGCTGATGGGAATCCTCTCGTTCCAAATCCGACAATTCAAGCGCCTTTATGAGCACATCAAGAACGACAA GTACCTTGTTGGACAGAGACTTGTAAACTACGAACGCATAGCTGGCAAGCCCAGCACTACCACACACAGCAGTTCGGTGCAGGAATAG